A single Lactuca sativa cultivar Salinas chromosome 8, Lsat_Salinas_v11, whole genome shotgun sequence DNA region contains:
- the LOC111917702 gene encoding peroxisome biogenesis protein 12, with protein MLFQVGGQGSRPTFFEMSAAQQLPSSLRAALTYSIGVLALRRPFLHKVLDYEDEFFAALTLILETHSLRTTDASFAESLYGLRRRAVNIHMKKEDLRMETGNRSQHSGIRKHQKLLSVVFLVVLPYLKSKLHSIYNKEREAALQASLWGNVNETFDEMDTSFASTSSLDTHTELSVRTQFRKRMHKIVATCYPWVHAGSEGLSFAYQLLYLLDATGFYSPGLHALGLHVCRATGQELMDTSSRISKIRSNERERLRGPPWVKAVQGVLLTCGYAVLDYAQTGLIAAVFGFKMMEWWYQSAEERMLAPTVYPPPPPPPPPKVAKEGIPLAADRTLCPLCSQKRANPSAITVSGFVFCYACVFKYVSQYNRCPVTLVPASVDHIRRLFHDL; from the exons ATGTTGTTCCAGGTGGGAGGTCAAGGGAGTCGTCCCACTTTCTTCGAGATGTCCGCTGCCCAACAGCTTCCCTCCAGTCTACGGGCTGCTCTTACCTACTCCATCGGT GTTTTAGCGCTAAGAAGGCCTTTCCTCCATAAAGTCTTGGATTATGAAGACGAGTTCTTTGCTGCCCTTACCCTTATTCTAGAAACCCATAGTTTACGAACCACAG ATGCTTCATTTGCAGAGTCTTTATATGGCCTAAGAAGGAGAGCTGTTAATATCCACATGAAAAAGGAAGACCTTCGTATGGAAACAGGAAACAGAAGTCAACATTCTGGAATAAGAAAGCATCAAAAGCTTCTCTCAGTTGTGTTTCTGGTTGTGTTGCCATATCTCAAGTCAAAGTTGCATTCAATCTACAATAAAGAAAGAGAAGCTGCACTTCAAGCCAGTCTTTGGGGAAATGTTAATGAAACATTTGATGAGATGGACACTTCATTTGCTTCAACCAGCAGTCTGGATACACATACAGAGTTATCAGTGAGAACACAATTCAGGAAAAGAATGCATAAGATTGTTGCCACTTGTTACCCTTGGGTCCATGCTGGAAGTGAAG GATTATCATTTGCTTACCAGTTGTTATACCTATTGGATGCTACTGGATTCTACTCCCCAGGATTACATGCTCTTGGACTCCATGTTTGTAGAGCTACAGGACAAGAACTG ATGGATACATCTTCAAGAATTTCCAAAATAAGAAGCAATGAACGTGAAAGACTTCGTGGGCCTCCTTGGgtgaag GCAGTTCAAGGAGTATTGCTGACTTGTGGTTATGCAGTTCTTGACTATGCACAAACTGGTCTCATAGCTGCTGTATTTGGTTTTAAG ATGATGGAATGGTGGTACCAATCTGCTGAGGAGAGAATGTTGGCTCCTACCGTGtatcctccaccacctcctcctccccCACCTAAG GTGGCGAAGGAGGGTATCCCACTGGCAGCTGACCGGACATTATGTCCGCTGTGTTCACAGAAGCGTGCAAATCCATCAGCAATTACAGTTTCTGGGTTTGTGTTTTGCTATGCTTGTGTATTCAAGTATGTTTCACAG TATAACCGCTGCCCGGTTACATTGGTTCCTGCATCTGTGGACCATATTAGGAGGCTCTTCCATGACTTGTAG